The region ACTGTTATGTTCTGTCAGCACTGCCTTCAGGGCAATCCTGGGCACACCGGCCCCGCGCAGTCCGGACAGCAGCATGTCCAGTCTCTGGCCGGAGAACTGTTTTAATACCATGACCTCCTCCGGTATGACCGGAAGTTTTCCCGGAACAGCCCCGGCGCTTTCTTTAGCGGCCTCATAGCCTTCCATCCCGGCAAGATATCCAACCTTCTCCAGGACCTGTTCCGGTCCTATATTCTTTATGCGCACGCCCATGCGGACCAGTACGCTCTTCATCATAGCCACATGCTTCATTGTCTCCGGTCTGCCCGGATTATAGTACAGCACAGTCTCCATCATCTTTGCCATGTCCTGCCATCTCCTTTCATCAGGGCCTGTTTACAGCCCCTTACCGCACTAAGTCATGCGCCGCCTTCCCGGTGTCAGTTCTTCCCGGTGTCAGTTCTTCCCGCTGTCTACTCTCCAAACAGCTCCTGGCTGTCAAGCATCAGGGTAAAGGGTCCGTCATTGAGAAGCTCTACCTTCATGTCTGCTCCAAACCGTCCCTTCTCCACCACATCCACATGGGTCCTGCACCGCTCCATAAAATGCTTGTACAGGGACTCCGCCATCTGGGGAGCTCCTGCCTTTATAAAGCTGGGCCTGTTTCCCTTGCGGCAGTCCGCGTACAGGGTAAACTGGCTGACCACCAGCAATTCCCCCTCCACATCCTCCAGTGAGAGATTAGTTTTTCCATTTTCATCCTCAAATATCCGCAGACGGCAAATCTTATCCGCCATCTTCTCAGCCATCTGCCTGGTGTCTCCGTCCGCCACTCCCAAAAGGATAAGGAAACCTTTTCCAATCCTTCCCAACAATTCTCCGTCCACGGTCACGCTGGCCTGCGTCACCCGCTGTACCACTGCTCTCATATGATTTTATCTCCTTTTATCTCAGCATCATTTTCAGATATTCCATAAGGGTCTCGGTGGTTTCCTCCCTGTAGAGTATCTCCCTGGCCCGCACCGGATAATCCGTGATGATATTGTCCACACCTAACAGTTTCATTTGTTCTATCTCTGTCTTGCTGTTCACGGTCCATACATGGACCGCCTTGCCCTTTTCATGGGCTGCTTCCACCAGTTTCCTGCCCACAAAGCTGGAACGGATGCTGATGAAGTCAATATATTCATTATCGTAATACGTTCCGTAGGCAGCCGCCAGGATGTATCCTGTCCTCAGCTCAGGAGCCATCTCCTTCACCCGCTCCAGATATCCCAGCTTAACCGAAGTGATGACACATTGCTCCTCCATTCCATATTCCCGGACCAGGGCAGCCACCTGCTCCGGCAGACTGGAATCATTCCCTATATTCTTAAGCTCAATATTCAGCTTCATGCGGCCCTTGCAGGCTTCCAGCACTTCCTCCAGGGTGGGTATACGCTCCCCGGCAAACTTCGGGCTGAAATGGCTTCCCACATCCAGCCTGCTTACCTGGTCATAGGTCATGGTTCCCAGCCTGCGGTCCACCCCTGCCACCCGCTTAAGGTTCAGATCGTGGCATACCACCACGATGCCGTCCGCAGTTGTCTGTACATCGATCTCACTGTAATCCGCCATCTCCTCCATGGCCGCCTCAATAGCCGCCATGGTATTCTCCGGGGCCATCCGGGAACTTCCCCTGTGGGCCGTTACCTCTGTCTGCCCCAGCACATCCCAGTCAGGGGATGTTCCGTTATATACCATATCGAATATGAGAAACAGGCTGGCTCCTGCCAGCGCCCCTGTTATGGTCAGTATCCATTTTCTCTTTAAATGCAGCTCATAGGGCATGGTAAAATCCCAGGGCGCTCCATGGGCACTTTTCATGCCATACTGGTAATATATCACGGTCAGGGCTCCAAAGTCCACCAGGGGAGCCAATATTCCTCCTATGAACAGGACCACCAGCTCCAGTCTGGCGCACACGGCTGACAGAACAGCCATGGCCGCATAGCTGTCCACAAACAGGGTGACTATCACGGCGGATATCACCACAATGACCACGTATATGAGAACCAGTCCCACAGCCAGCCCCAGATTCACCACCACCAGCAGGACCACCGCCCTGAGGCTGCGTCCCTTTAAAAGCTCCATGCTCCTTCTGAAGCCGTCGCCAAACTGCTTCTGCTCAATCATGCAGGCAAAGAACACCAGCATGGTAGGTATCCCTATGAGCACCAGAGCAGCCGCCAGCAGTACCAGCCCCAGTCGGGCAGCCGGCGCGTGCAGGATTTCGTACATGACAAAATTAAGGGGTTTTATCCTTGTGAGAATCCGCAGCAGCAGATAGCTGTTCATCATCAGATAATCAGCCAGAGCCAGGGGCAGAAGCTTCCAGTTCCTGCCCTTACACGCATCCCATGCCTTGCCCAGCGCGCCCTTTAAAATGTACACGGAATCCACCCGCATGGAATAGGCCGCGGACTGGTAGGCAGTGATAAGGCCCCCGATTTCCACCACCATGAGCACCATGCCCAGCACCGCCGCTGCCAGGGCGCAGACAATGGTTGCCGGGCGCAGAAGAAAGGCTCCCATATTACTCATGGTCAGATAACTGTATCCTGCCATGCGCAACGAGAACCTTAGGAGCTGGTTTACCAGCCTGATATAGAATGTGCCTGCAACCAGCCGGAACAATACTTCAAAAATTACCAGCTGGCGCAGGTTCAGTTTAATTACCTGGTCTGTCTCTTTTATCAATCGGTTCACTTAAGATTCTTCCGACCTTTCCTTCTGCTCCCTGGCAAATGCCGTGATGGCCTCGTTAAGCGAAAACATCTTGGCATCCAGCATATCCACCATATCGGCGCAGGCCTTTAGTTCCTTCAGCAGGTTCTCCGGGGCATTTCCCTCGAACTTATACGCAATCTTATGTTCCAGGCTGGCCCAGAAATCCATGGCAACGGAACGTATCTGAATCTCCACCTTGGTCTCCACCGGTCCATCCGTGAGATAGACCGGCACAGTTACTACCATATGATAACTCTTGTATCCGTTGGGCTTGGGGTTCTTGATATAATCCTTTACATGAAGGACAGTCACATCCCCCTGAGCCGCTATCATGTCGGCTATCTGGTAGATATCCGACGTGAACGAACATATAATCCTGATACCGGCGATATCGCTGAGGCATTCCATCATATTCTCAATGGTCACCTCATATCCGTCCTTCTTAAGCTTCATGACAATGCTTTCAGCTGACTTCAGTCTGGATTTGATATGCTCGATGGGGTTATAATCATAACGGTTGGCAAACTCGTTATTTAATATTTCAATCTTTGTATTGACCTTTTTTAGTGCTGAATCATAGAGAAACATCACTGAACGCCATTGGTCAACCTGGTCGTCCGCTTTGGGGATATTGGTCATTCCTATCCCTCCTTACCTTAAGCCTAGAGTTTAAGCCCCTTTAACAGGTCGCCTAACCCTGTGGATACCGTACCGGTCTCCTTGTAGTCAAATGTCTCATGCTCTTCTCTGTCTGCCTGCTGTTCTGCCAGAACCTTCATGCTCAGGCTTAGCTTGCCCTCCTGTGTTGAGAGAATCTTTACCTTCACGGTCTGTCCCTCGGTCAGGACCGCGCTGGGATGCTTGATTCTCTGGGTGCTGATCTGGGAAACGTGAAGCAGTCCGTCCACGCCGTCGTCCAGCTTAATGAAGGCGCCGTAAGGCTTGATGCTGTCCACAGTGCCTTCCACGATATCCCCGGCCTTGAACTGGGCCATGCGCTCCTTCTTCTGCGCTTCCTTCTTCTCCTTCTCCACCTCGCGTCCGGAAAGCACCAGTCTCTTCTTCTCCGGATCAACCGTGATGATGACAGCCTCCACATACTTGCCCTGCCAGTCTTCCAGTTTCTCCACATACTCTGTGGACAGCTGGGATGCGGGAATGAATGCCCTCACTTCCTCCAGGGATGTGACCACGCCGCCCTTCACTGCCTCGGCAATCTTAACCTTGACAACGGTCCTGTCCTCCATCATCTGAGCGAACCGGGCCCATTTCTCCCCCTCGCCGCTCTCCTCCTCGGCAATCTCGATGTGTCTCTGGTTCAGGGTCTTATAGGAAGCCTCCAGTTCGGCCGCATAATCCTCCATGGTCTCCACGGGCGCAGCCTCCTTTACCTCTTCCGTCACTTCAGTCTCCAGCTCTTTGTTCAGTTCTTCACTCATAATTACTCTCCTCGCCTTCTGTACATTTTACCAAAATATATTCCTTACCATTATAACAACAACCCACCTAATATTTCTATAGTTTTATGACGAAAATTATACCTTTTTTATTTTTTATCCTTTTTTTACGCCTTTTCACTGTCCTGAAAATATGATATGATGCATTCAGCGGCTAAAACGTCTCAATGTTCGCTAGAAAGGACCTGCTTTCCATGATAGATTTACTGGACCTGCACACACATACAACGGCCAGCGGCCATGCCTATAACTCCCTTTACGAGATGGTTCACTCGGCTTCGGCCAAAGGATTGTCCCTGTTCGGATGCTCCGATCATGCCCCTGCCATGCCCGGCAGCTGCCATTCCTTCCATTTCATCAATTTTAAAGTCCTGCCAAGAACCCTTTACGGCGTCAGGCTGATGATGGGCGTGGAACTGAATATTATGGATTATGACGGAACCGTGGACCTGGAACAGAGCGTCCTGGAACCCCTGGACTATGCCATAGCCAGCCTGCACCAGCCCTGTATCCACAGCGGCACGGCGCTTCAGAATACTAACGCTTACCTGGGGGCGCTTAAAAATCCCCTGATCCATATTATCGGACATCCGGATGACAGCCGTTTCCCCATAGACTATGATACACTGGTGGCTGCCGCCGGAGAACACCATAAACTTCTGGAGGTAAACAACAGCTCCTTAAACCCCTTAAGCTTCCGCGTGGGAGCCAGGAATAATTATATAAAAATGCTGGAACTGTGCAGACACTACGGCACCAGCATCATTATAAACAGCGATGCCCACTGCGAAGCGGACGCGGGCAATCACGCCTTTGCGCACGCTCTCCTGGAGGAAGTGAACTTTCCACGGGAGCTGATAGTCAACACCTCCCTGGACCGGCTGTGCTGCTTTCTTCCCAAAGCAGCCGCCATCCTGGCCCAGCGGGAGGATGAGCGCTGCGGTCACCTGTACCGGCCCGTTACAATGGAGGAAGGAAACGCTCCGGGAGGAAATGAGTCATGATTAATTTCCTGAACCTGGAATATTTCCTGGTGGCTGCCGAGGAGCTCAATTTTACCCGCGCAGCCAGGAAGCTCTACATCTCCCAGCAGTCCCTGAGCAACCATATATCCAACCTGGAAAAGGAATTTGACGTGATTCTCTTCAACCGCACCTCCCCTCTGACCCTTACCTATGCGGGAAGGGCCTTAAAGACCAGGGCAAGGGAGCTTCTGGATCTGCGGGATGAGACCTACAAGGAAATCTCCGACATAAAGGACTTCTCCACGGGACAGCTTTCCATCGGCGTATCCCATACGCGCGGCAGGGTCATCCTGCCGGAAATTCTGCCCACCTACCAGTCCCAGTTTCCGGGCATCGAGCTTCACCTGGCGGAAGGAAATTCCAGCCAGCTGGCCTCAGACCTGCTCCACGGAAGTATTGATCTGATGATTGACCTGCTGCCCTTTACAGCGGAAAATGTGGAGACAGTTCCCATCTGTAATGAAGAGATCCTCATGGTTGTTCCGGATGACATTCTGGAAAAGGCATATCCAGGCCAGGTGGAGGAAATGAAGGAAAAGCTCCGCGCCACCTCTGATATCCGGATTCTGGAGCACTGCCCCTTTGTACTGCTAAAAAAGGGGAACCGTGTGCGCACCATAGCGGATGAGATTTTCGAGGATGCCCAGATGAGCCCCCGGATCGTGCTGGAGACAGAAAACATTGAAACTGTGCTGGCTCTCAGCGGC is a window of Enterocloster clostridioformis DNA encoding:
- a CDS encoding DUF3783 domain-containing protein, coding for MAKMMETVLYYNPGRPETMKHVAMMKSVLVRMGVRIKNIGPEQVLEKVGYLAGMEGYEAAKESAGAVPGKLPVIPEEVMVLKQFSGQRLDMLLSGLRGAGVPRIALKAVLTEHNSDWTFYHLYQELKEEHETMTAGQQP
- the dtd gene encoding D-aminoacyl-tRNA deacylase, whose protein sequence is MRAVVQRVTQASVTVDGELLGRIGKGFLILLGVADGDTRQMAEKMADKICRLRIFEDENGKTNLSLEDVEGELLVVSQFTLYADCRKGNRPSFIKAGAPQMAESLYKHFMERCRTHVDVVEKGRFGADMKVELLNDGPFTLMLDSQELFGE
- a CDS encoding glycerophosphodiester phosphodiesterase, translating into MNRLIKETDQVIKLNLRQLVIFEVLFRLVAGTFYIRLVNQLLRFSLRMAGYSYLTMSNMGAFLLRPATIVCALAAAVLGMVLMVVEIGGLITAYQSAAYSMRVDSVYILKGALGKAWDACKGRNWKLLPLALADYLMMNSYLLLRILTRIKPLNFVMYEILHAPAARLGLVLLAAALVLIGIPTMLVFFACMIEQKQFGDGFRRSMELLKGRSLRAVVLLVVVNLGLAVGLVLIYVVIVVISAVIVTLFVDSYAAMAVLSAVCARLELVVLFIGGILAPLVDFGALTVIYYQYGMKSAHGAPWDFTMPYELHLKRKWILTITGALAGASLFLIFDMVYNGTSPDWDVLGQTEVTAHRGSSRMAPENTMAAIEAAMEEMADYSEIDVQTTADGIVVVCHDLNLKRVAGVDRRLGTMTYDQVSRLDVGSHFSPKFAGERIPTLEEVLEACKGRMKLNIELKNIGNDSSLPEQVAALVREYGMEEQCVITSVKLGYLERVKEMAPELRTGYILAAAYGTYYDNEYIDFISIRSSFVGRKLVEAAHEKGKAVHVWTVNSKTEIEQMKLLGVDNIITDYPVRAREILYREETTETLMEYLKMMLR
- a CDS encoding GTP pyrophosphokinase, with amino-acid sequence MTNIPKADDQVDQWRSVMFLYDSALKKVNTKIEILNNEFANRYDYNPIEHIKSRLKSAESIVMKLKKDGYEVTIENMMECLSDIAGIRIICSFTSDIYQIADMIAAQGDVTVLHVKDYIKNPKPNGYKSYHMVVTVPVYLTDGPVETKVEIQIRSVAMDFWASLEHKIAYKFEGNAPENLLKELKACADMVDMLDAKMFSLNEAITAFAREQKERSEES
- a CDS encoding S1 RNA-binding domain-containing protein codes for the protein MSEELNKELETEVTEEVKEAAPVETMEDYAAELEASYKTLNQRHIEIAEEESGEGEKWARFAQMMEDRTVVKVKIAEAVKGGVVTSLEEVRAFIPASQLSTEYVEKLEDWQGKYVEAVIITVDPEKKRLVLSGREVEKEKKEAQKKERMAQFKAGDIVEGTVDSIKPYGAFIKLDDGVDGLLHVSQISTQRIKHPSAVLTEGQTVKVKILSTQEGKLSLSMKVLAEQQADREEHETFDYKETGTVSTGLGDLLKGLKL
- a CDS encoding phosphatase → MIDLLDLHTHTTASGHAYNSLYEMVHSASAKGLSLFGCSDHAPAMPGSCHSFHFINFKVLPRTLYGVRLMMGVELNIMDYDGTVDLEQSVLEPLDYAIASLHQPCIHSGTALQNTNAYLGALKNPLIHIIGHPDDSRFPIDYDTLVAAAGEHHKLLEVNNSSLNPLSFRVGARNNYIKMLELCRHYGTSIIINSDAHCEADAGNHAFAHALLEEVNFPRELIVNTSLDRLCCFLPKAAAILAQREDERCGHLYRPVTMEEGNAPGGNES
- a CDS encoding LysR family transcriptional regulator; the encoded protein is MINFLNLEYFLVAAEELNFTRAARKLYISQQSLSNHISNLEKEFDVILFNRTSPLTLTYAGRALKTRARELLDLRDETYKEISDIKDFSTGQLSIGVSHTRGRVILPEILPTYQSQFPGIELHLAEGNSSQLASDLLHGSIDLMIDLLPFTAENVETVPICNEEILMVVPDDILEKAYPGQVEEMKEKLRATSDIRILEHCPFVLLKKGNRVRTIADEIFEDAQMSPRIVLETENIETVLALSGKGMGITFYPKMFMSPDPASRSYRSAVLEQNHLNLYSLNYTRAHGVLGIGYHKGRYMSRAAHEFIRIAKERLDYAPKK